Below is a window of Humulus lupulus chromosome 9, drHumLupu1.1, whole genome shotgun sequence DNA.
tattaatttatatttatatatattgtcttttatttatatatattgtcttttatttatttatatatattatctttattttctttattattatcctttattttatttttattgttacaaattctcatcaatctttggaactaggttagaatttattaattttgatttaaaatagttttcttttcaattttagacaactcctttgggttcgacatccttgcttacacgatcactattctatatgaacgattcgtgcgcttgcaatttataaatttttaaacatacccgttttgggtccatcaattatagttgtaattatatgttcaaaagaacgagtcctaagattagatcagtgcattggattttcactgattaggcaatctacgatatgatctacttacacattcagggtgtgatgtcttgtccaaggcatcgaccaagtagataagatcggatgtatttagttacatcggactaggaccgatattgattattgattgataaataagtatcgttgttatcaaatctaatcaatgtcacaacgttgaccatatattaagtcgatcttaattctgagtgataatattctgctaattatattatttaaatcttttgacttgttcgttaccagcttaccctacggtctaacccatacttacatcttggagatttattagtgtaattgagtgggagtattattcatagatacgaaatctataacttctgtatgagaagtgaaaagatgatttccttaatttctttgttcaaaaggttaaatgattgagatctcatttctgtgattaagttcacggaaatatcatttataaggaacttagtgggagttaaggataaaatactgatgatgggtaaaacggtaatttgcacccagctcgttagtaagtcatcgatagaggattgactgattgtaatggttataacaatggataacgtatttatggttttgaaaatacgttctatgaattcaagagttcaattccgagtctatagtggagtcatgaggaattaataaggtagtgaaattattcgtaaataaattcacggtaacttgttggagcttgatttcatggatccatggtccccacatcacctttgagtaaatcatctagaatgtctcaattaattgatttaattatcaattaggatttttaaagttgactaggtcaattttggaaaacttACAGAGATatgaaatttagagaataaaagagaatatttgggtaaatttattaatattgataaattggtatcaatataaataaataatattaaatcaagtttcaaattataattagttaatttgaataaggatttaattaattaattaaaaataaataaataaaaggttttgaatttaggcccagttgggatttaaattcaaaacaaagagattgggcccaagtccatttatggtagcccaaggcttttatttttgtttattatttttaattaatttaaatttaaataaatcccattaagtttcctatataaggaatatgatatctagggttttcaaaagcaagtcagtctcagctgatttgggtaagtgaaaatctagacactctaatcctttcttagccacattctctttttcttttctagatctctatctcatgtgttgagaaccagcccacactagttctaggttgatcaaaggcttggtgaggaagactgtgttgctgatcttgttcaatctcttgataatactctgctacagaaaggaatcaagggttagagagattgaaggatggagttgttccagttccgatgcgtattcgtaagtttctacatcattgtgtttatgttaatttacgaatctaatattcatatgtaattcatgttattctatgtttctattatgtgtttggaaaaataataggaagcatgcatctagatttaaattccaagatcctacaccGGGCCCGGTGCCTCTGGTTTTTTCTTGGCAGCCTTTTTTGCCGCAACCTTGGCCGCCCTCGCGGCCTGGGCTTTAAGGAGTTGCCTCATCTCATCCACGGGGGTAGACATGTCGGAGTCTCCTGCAACAAACGCAAATGAAAAAGAGTTAGTATGATTAAACAGGAAAATCGAAGTCAAAACTAAGAGTGACCCGGGAAGAACCCTTATCTAATCCCCAGGCGCGACTCAACTCATCTAACGCGAAAAAGTAGACTCAatcccccatgtcatccaagTTCAAGAAATTCCCATACTGAAGGAACCTGGACGAGAACAAGAGAACTTCCGAGCCTATGGGAACGGGAGACAAAGGTCTCAGCTCCCCGTCAACACCGAACGCTGCGCCTCaaagtgctagcctatccctagctaaatccccaacttggggagcataagttaagatcaagggtgagttacctcgccctgatacgctagccccgggggtACCCGTGTTCGGCAGGGCCTCCTCGAAGAGGGTTTCCAGCTCCTCTGAAGCGGCCGCCTTCGACAGGACCAAGTCCTTCTTCCGCTTGGTCGCGTCCACTTGTGCCGCAGCCTCCACCTCCACGATGTGCTCCAGGGCCAGCTGCTCCCTTATGATGGCATTCTTCTCGCACTGAATTCCCCGAAGGCTCGGGACGACGATAGTCTGGtgggccgcgagcatcccgaccagtcggagGTTGTCTGTATTGACGTAGCCTCCTACGTCTAGGTCTTCTGCGCTCAGCCCGGAGTAAAACCTTCTCTGGTccaagatgaactgggtgagaggagtctgggtaaaaggtcctgccacccgaAGTAACACGttgagaaacaaaaaaaaaaaaggaaagaggaaaagaaaaagaaaaaccaacCAGCTAAGGgtcggggaagcacttacccactcgctgtaAGTCCAGCAGCAGcatggggttcttctccacgaggaacccggacgtcatgaaccaataATGCCGGACGtctgggggatgcttccaggagctTGTGGGAGCGGGGTAGCTACCTCGCAGCTTCAGCCTATAGAAGTcatccaaggtcttgtccttggcattgacctgtggttccatcttgtagaagtaAAAGATCTCCGCAGGGGTCGACTCCGTGATCTCCTTCGCGGTGCAGAAGACACGCCATTCCGCAAGCAGTCGGTAGGCTTGAGGCAGAAGCTAGAAGGGTGCGATTCCCACGTATGTTAGGAACCACATTAAGTAGTCGTGAAGCGGGAGTGTGGCACCCGCACTGATTTGGccagcgctccaggccccgaacccttCCACGGAAGTATACGCCCGCTCCTCTATCCTGGGCAGgcggttgtggaagagtccgggagtggactctatgcccaggcgCTTCTCCAGGACatacatcatccggtagttccgaaACAGGTTCAGCACCGTATCCATCCCCCATCTGTTGCCTTTGGGGGTTCGGGACCCGAGGAGGGCGAAGGGGGGcctgttgacttcctcctccGAATGAAGGGTGACACCTGACGTCATGGCTGATGATCTAGGAGCAAAGAAAAGAAACCAAACAGTcaataccaaaacccaagaaagtcggttaaggtacggagggcctcctacggactgcttggagtcccctccaGATCAGGTCCGGGTTCACCAGAGAACCAtgagacccagatcgggaacgaaAAATGGGCTGCTAAATAGGCTCCACCGTCTGTCCAGGAAGCATCCGGACCCGGAGCAACTTggaccaggcggccttcctagcACTATTCCTAAGCGTAAGCAagttctagcagcctaagcaTATGAACAAAAAGACAGCCTACGTTCATGTATTTACCAAGAAGAAAGACAGAAAGACTTACTGTGAATAGCTGGCTGTGAAAGATGATGGTTGTCCGACGGTAAGGACGACAGAATCTCGTTCTTGAACTGGTGAAGGCGGTTCAACAACTCGTCGATAGGACAGGCCCAGGACGTGCGCTCAGGCGGAGGTGCATACACTGGGACTATTGGAAAAAGGCGGCAGCGCAGAGTGAGCAGGCGGTGAAAGATGTCGTCGGCGAGATCAGACATAAACAGATCCTCAGTTCTTaaaatggctcgagagtgtaaaagtttcaaatgaatgtCTGAGGAGTATTTATAGAGACCAAAATCCTGGTCTTTGATCCAGCGGATAAAAAATCCCCCATCGAACGGTCCAAGATCGTGGAGGGACATTAATGAGCACTCGAGAGCTGGATCGTCACCATTTCAATCCAACGTCCCAGGAGGGGGGGAtttcaaaggtcgccccatcttACGGTCCACCTCAACGCAGAagcattaatgaaggacccccatgcggatgggacgcttcggaattcgtgctgacgcactagcctaggcctagtgacccttgaggtggttaggtgacctttcgaggtcaAGTGCCATCGTTGCATCAGTCGCTTGGCGACATGTGTATCCCTCACCACGAAGTGGGACTTCAGTAAATGGACCCGGACATTGGTAAATGGTCCAGGCTCCGCGTGTGCCCAGCGTCATTGCCCCTTGCCACGGACCCACGATTCTaagcaggaactgggaaggcaaccgtggagtatccgggagcaaggcaagcctccacctcgcagacccaggcgaaggcttggggggtaaatgttatccccatttcctgccttgaGCCCGGGACGGTGGTCTAGGCCCACTGTCTGGGCAGTTGGgtttgggcccagcccaggcccgcttgGTAGGGAATGACCGGGAACGACGGCCCAAGTGTGGGTCCAGACTCAGACGGTGTCTAGGAAAGATGATTCGGGACGATCGTCAGGGAGATGTATAGCTATCTGGGGTTACGGTCGAAGTGTATGCAAACGGTCCTGGAGCCTGGTAACGATCCGGGCCTACGGTagacgaagagggacagaggtaaacgaacccgggttaagtcctccaggttggcaggaaaaggcatccgtgaccctgaagccgccccataaCGCGTGaaggttgtccccacttttcacttgcggaaaaggccacctcgggattgcacgccgctggttcAAACCTGCGCTGCCACTACACTGAATAATTTTGTCCcatgaatctgcctcgtaactcagaATGCCCAGAAtaaaagccccattttgtcgggcCAAATATAGGCCTTTGGGCTGCCCTAGTGGGCTTTGATCATTCTTAGTCTTTTGTacttttatcctttgtattgggcttccgttAGAGAAGCCAAGGGTATTTATATCCTTGTTGGGCCTGAGTCATGCCcgacccaagcccagtgctcctgtgagcctataaatacaggtgacaaAGCACTGGAGAAATGATCTGTTTGgattgtatacagttactctgttaaaacatagagagaaactccattgtaaaagattgtctaagctctaatacaactgtctcgtggaccaaggctcattaacaccccaaccacgtaaaaatcttgtttatatcttctaaattccatatcattaatctcgcttactttttattaatatagtttccgaaaatctcggtaaacaataacttttcagggatagaaaaatatctagaaatctctctcaaagaaagagaacagtgatacaaacaaaagtcactgttcttcacaaaacccaggtccaaactttatcagatctcatgtgttgagaacatctgataaacagttttttttgcctattgtttgtatagcgagcccacactcgttctttgtgtgctgagaacattttggaagatcttggtatgaaatctcaaggatttagccatacaaaaagatagcagcaaggaaggacctgaggtaatttttcaattcatgtctttgattcaatatatatatgcatgtgaagaagtagatctagaaatcttatgggattaaattaacaatttgattgttgttccgctgcgtataatctcttatttgatcaataaaaaccaacatcttcgacaggcaCCATGTGCTTGGTTCAATAGACTAAAAGAAACATTTCTCAGCTGGAAGTTCATGAATTCTAAGGCTGACTCCTCTCTATTCTTCTTCAAAACAAACACTTTAATTATTTTGGTACTCATTTACGTTGACGATATAATTGTCATAGGCAACAATTTGGAGACACTGAAACAATTCATCACTAAATTGAACCTAGAGTTTGTGTTGAGAGATCTTGGGTCATTACACCACTTCTTGGGAGTGGAAGTCTATCGAGGCCGTACTAGTATGTATTTGAACCAAACTAAATATGTAGTAGAACTGTTGAGAAAGAACAACATGCTTCACTTGAAACCGTGTCCAACACCAATGATAGTTGGAAAAATGATTTCCATCTCAGATGGGGAACTGTTAGAGAATCCAATAGTTTATAGAAGCCTAATTGGTGGTCTTCAATACCTTACTCATACACAGTCTGACCTTAGTTTTGCAGTCAACAAACTAAGTCAATTTCTTAAAGCTCCTACAACATGCCACTGGAACATAGCCAAAATAATTCTGAGGTATGTGAAGGGTACTCCACACCATGGATTGCACATCAAACACTGTGATCAACTTGCCTTGACTCGATACTCAGATGTCAATTGGTCATGTTGCCTGGATGATAGAAGATCAATAGCAGGGTATTGTGTTTATCTTGGAGACTTACTTGTTTCATGGTCATCAAAGAAACAAGCAGTTGTTTCACGCTCCAACACCGACTCAAAGTATCGTGCATTAGCACAAGTCTCAGCCGAGATTTCATGGATTCAAGCTCTTTGACATGAATAGAACTTTCCATTACTGAGTATACTAGTCACATGGTGTGACAACATGGGAGCAAGCGCCTTGGCCTTGAATCCTATCTATCAAGCCTGAACAAAGCACATCGAGTTAGATGTCCATTTTGTTAGAGACAAAGTCCTTGGGAAAACTTTAGAAATCAGATATATACCCTCACATGACCAAGTTGCAGATTGCCTCACTAGAAGTCTATCACACTCACAATTTCAATTCTTAGTAGATAAACTTGGTGTGGTTCAATCCTCACAAAGTTTGAGAGGAGGTGTTAAGCAATGAAAATAACCAACTCAGTGTCGTTTGCTGTGAAATGCTACAAGTCGTTTCTGCTGGTTTATTTTGACAACtcattatttgaatatatttgtAAAGCTATTTGTTAGGATTCTTTCTGTTAGAATATCCTTATGTAGTCACCCGTGCATTGTATATTGATGATGAGTTGTATCTCACTGTAGTGTATTCTAGAAGCTTTGTAATTGTTTACCCTACTAAATATAAATACAAAATGTTATCTCAGCCTCCATTCTTCAAGGAGCTGAGCTTTATTCATTACAAGTGTTTACAATTTTTCTCTTAGTAGATTGGTGGCCTCTCTTCCCAAGAGTTGTCGATGTTAGCCTCTCTTTCTAGCTGGGGTGTTTTCTCAAGATGGAGTTTTGACTCTTttttttccttgacctttggaTATGGATTATTGAACTAAGAGTTGTGATTTCTTTTAGTGGTCTCCAATGGAATCATGGCTTCTGTCAACAAGTTGACATAATCACGGTGATTGAAGGTAGTGGAGGATATTTTGAATGTTGCTTTTATGGTCATCCTTCTTTATTTTGGatgctttttattatttttatttttgattctGGTTATGTTGTTTTTGGTTTAGGTCCTGGTTGGGAGGGCTTATAAAATTTCTTTTTGGGGCTTTTAACATCTAAAAGTTCTTTAATATTTTATAGGATTTCTGGCaatttaactttttatttaaagagtttttttttataagttAATATTTGTAGCTTCCTTCAAAATAATTTTTCGAAGAGCAAAAGTCAAAAGTAAAAACCTTGGTCGACAAATCTTCCTAAAAGTACTTCGTTTGTTATTTAGTTATAAAAATACTTATGATATATATTTGGATTTAATAATGTAAATCAATTATTATACTTGGAAGTTATTCCTAAACAAGTTAATAGGAGGTGCTTTTGGCAAAATAGCTTTTATAAAAGCAAAAGTTAAAAGTCAAAGCCCTCGCAATAAGGGCCAAAGTTTATCCAACCAAAGCTTTGGTTGGTTCTGATAGAGTCGATTCTGAAATTTAGGAAGctcaatataaaatgtgatatttttttataaaaaattatatataagttaatatttttcaaaattgggGCATTTTGTATAGAAACTagtggcatttaaaaaaaaaaa
It encodes the following:
- the LOC133800361 gene encoding uncharacterized mitochondrial protein AtMg00810-like, which produces MIVGKMISISDGELLENPIVYRSLIGGLQYLTHTQSDLSFAVNKLSQFLKAPTTCHWNIAKIILRYVKGTPHHGLHIKHCDQLALTRYSDVNWSCCLDDRRSIAGYCVYLGDLLVSWSSKKQAVVSRSNTDSKYRALAQVSAEISWIQAL